Proteins encoded in a region of the Triplophysa rosa linkage group LG6, Trosa_1v2, whole genome shotgun sequence genome:
- the lypd6 gene encoding ly6/PLAUR domain-containing protein 6 translates to MEPWPIMAWGLMLSAIAGWIKTGQSRDFTEKDIIFLHPSTTPYPGGFKCFTCEDAPDNYACNRWAPDLYCPRESRYCYTLHKMSWDGNTVAVTKRCVALDDCLSTGCTDIDHEGNKVCTSCCEGNICNLPLPRNETDAIFSTTSPINKSLRPTQSHTLLSVCMVSLLLHSINFETHP, encoded by the exons ATGGAACCCTGGCCTATTATGGCCTGGGGCTTAATGCTGAGCGCCATCGCTGGCTGGATAAAAACTGGTCAATCGAGGGACTTCACAGAAAAAGACATCATTTTCCTTCATCCCTCAA CCACTCCATATCCAGGtggatttaaatgttttacctgTGAAGACGCTCCTGACAACTATGCATGCAATCGGTGGGCTCCAGATCTGTACTGTCCAAGAG AAAGCCGATACTGCTACACACTTCATAAGATGAGCTGGGATGGCAACACAGTTGCGGTGACCAAGCGTTGTGTGGCACTGGACGACTGCCTTTCCACAGGGTGCACTGATATAGACCATGAAGGAAACAAG GTCTGCACGTCCTGTTGTGAAGGGAACATCTGCAACTTGCCCCTCCCACGAAATGAGACTGATGCCATTTTTTCCACCACGTCCCCCATTAACAAAAGCCTGCGGCCAACGCAGAGTCACACgctgctgtctgtctgtatggTCAGTCTGTTGCTTCACAGTATTAACTTTGAGACCCATCCATGA
- the mmadhcb gene encoding metabolism of cobalamin associated Db translates to MTSVLCSRARLVTYLPGLHVLVHRVVGARTFSGASGSDEPHMNSTTPDIAPRTVWPDENMGPFGPQDKRFQLPGNVGFDCHLEGTAAQRTVPVHIPDVLTAQSSSERHGFILAHFINELHETDKTNAAQTISKVEHYFDNSNVECAVQSCPELLKKDFESMFPDAPSTGMMVVTVTQRTQSDMTCWSEQVDQEREDLLAKFIEGAKEICCALQKEGFWADFIDPSSGLAFFGSYTNNTLFETDERYRHLGFQIEDLGCCKVIRHTIWGTHAFVGTLFTTAPPDSQIMKKLQGS, encoded by the exons ATGACCAGT GTGCTCTGCAGCAGAGCTCGGCTGGTTACGTACCTACCAGGGCTTCATGTTCTTGTTCACCGTGTTGTAGGGGCCAGAACTTTCTCTGGGGCATCTGGTTCAGATGAGCCACATATGAACAGCACAACTCCAGACATTG CACCAAGAACAGTGTGGCCAGATGAGAACATGGGTCCATTTGGACCTCAGGATAAACGCTTCCAGTTGCCGGGTAATGTGGGATTTGACTGTCATTTAGAGGGCACAGCAGCACAGAGAACTGTACCCGTCCACATCCCTGATGTGCTCACAGCTCAGTCCAGTAGCGAGAGGCACGGCTTCATCCTGGCCCATTTCATCAATGAGCTTCAT GAAACCGACAAAACAAATGCAGCACAGACGATCAGTAAAGTAGAGCATTATTTTGATAATTCCAATGTGGAGTGTGCTGTTCAATCCTGCCCTGAACTTCTAAAGAAAG attttgagTCAATGTTCCCTGATGCCCCGTCGACTGGAATGATGGTGGTCACTGTTACTCAAAGGACACAGAGTGACATGACGTGCTGGTCTGAGCAGGTGGACCAGGAGAGAGAAGACCTGCTGGCTAAA TTTATTGAAGGTGCAAAAGAGATATGTTGTGCTCTCCAAAAAGAAGGATTTTGGGCGGATTTTATAGATCCATCATCTGGCCTTGCA TTCTTCGGCTCATACACAAACAACACGCTCTTTGAAACGGATGAAAGATACAGACATTTAGGTTTTCAGATCGAAGACCTGGGCTGTTGTAAAGTGATCCGGCATACGATATGGGGGACGCACGCTTTTGTGGGCACACTGTTCACCACTGCTCCACCCGACAGCCAAATCATGAAGAAGCTCCAAGGAAGCTGA
- the rnd3b gene encoding rho family GTPase 3b, with product MDHPHDLKCKIVVVGDTQCGKTSLLSVFAKDLFPENYVPTVFENYTASFEIDMLRVELSLWDTSGSPYYDNVRPLSYPDADAVLICFDIGRPDTLENVLRKWKGEIEEFCPNTKILLVGCKSDLRTDLATFVQLSNDIPLSYDQGSNMAKQISAPYIECSAQQSENSVRDIFHIATLACISKTKKNVKRIKSTRATKKTSHVPNRRELDSVSCLHKTKTKTCTVM from the exons ATGGATCATCCTCACgatctgaaatgtaaaattgttGTGGTCGGGGACACTCAATGTGGGAAGACGTCCTTGTTAAGTGTGTTTGCAAAGGACTTATTTCCAGAG AACTACGTTCCCACAGTGTTTGAAAACTACACGGCAAGTTTTGAGATCGACATGCTGAGAGTTGAGCTCAGTCTTTGGGATACATCAG GGTCTCCTTATTACGACAATGTGCGGCCCCTCTCGTACCCGGATGCCGATGCGGTTCTCATCTGTTTTGACATCGGTCGACCAGATACTCTGGAGAATGTTCTAAGAAAG TGGAAAGGAGAAATCGAGGAGTTCTGTCCCAATACTAAAATACTGTTGGTTGGATGCAAGTCAGACCTGCGTACAGACCTGGCCACATTTGTGCAACTATCCAATGACATACCTTTATCTTATGACCAG GGTTCAAATATGGCCAAGCAGATCTCTGCCCCTTACATTGAATGCTCAGCGCAGCAGTCTGAGAACAGTGTAAGGGACATTTTCCACATAGCCACATTGGCTTGCATCAGTAAAACCAAGAAAAACGTCAAACGCATCAAGTCCACCAGAGCCACAAAGAAGACCTCACACGTACCCAACAGACGTGAGCTGGACTCTGTGTCATGTCTACACAAGACCAAGACAAAAACCTGCACAGTCATGTGA